Sequence from the Maribacter algicola genome:
AGGGATGACCGCATCTATTTTTTTTGATCACATGACTGTAAACTTAGATGATTCTTAGCACACTAAAAAATGTGGATTTTAGGTAATTACCTGAATTTCCAACCTGCTTTTCTACCTTACTAGAAGAAAGGATTGGTTACCTCATCCAAATGGCACCTTCCCTAAAAACGGTTATGAATCCAAAAAGTTTCATTCTAGGTTTACAGCGTAATCAAATAAATAAAACGATGAAACCCCCATTGAGGGATTTGACATAGTAGGTTAGTACCTATCCAAATGTAAATGTTTAAAAATCAATCTTTTAATTTAATTCAAAACGTATGAAAAAATATCAAAAAATAATGGCCCTAGGTTTTACGGTACTATCCATGACGGTAAGCTATGGATGTAAAAACGAACCGAAAAAGAAGAAACAAATCCTCTTGGCAGAAAGGGTGGAACCTCCCAAAAAAGCAAACAAGCGTACAGTCAAAATTGCCCTGTTATTGGATACCAGTAACAGTATGGACGGACTTATAAATCAGGCAAAATCCCAATTATGGGATATCGTCAACGAATTCACAAGAGCCAAGTGCGGCAATGAAACCCGACCGGAACTCGAAATTGCCCTGTACCAATATGGCAATGATGCGCTTTCTTATAGGGAGGGTTATATTCAGCAAGTCTTGAATTTTAGTAGTGACCTTGACCAGATTTCAGAAAAATTATTTTCATTGACCACCAACGGAGGCGAGGAGTATTGCGGTGAGGTTATCCAAACTTCCCTGAAGCAATTGAAATGGGGCAATGACCCAGATAATTTAAGGATGATATTTATTGCCGGCAACGAACCTTTTACGCAAGGAAGATTAAACTACAAGGATGCGGTGACCAATGCCAAAGAAAACGATGTTATCGTAAATACCATTTTTTGTGGAAACTATGAACAAGGCATAGAAACGGAGTGGAAAAGAGGGGCACAGCTAACAGGAGGTGAATATATGGCCATAGACCATAATAGGGAAATTGTTCATTTAAACACTCCTTACGACGACATCATTATCAATCTGAATTCAAAGTTGAACAAAACGTATATTTCGTACGGTGCCATGGCAAGCGAATATGAGGAAAACCAAGCCTCACAGGATGAAAACGCCATGAGTGTGGGATATGGTGTAGCGATCAAACGAGCCGTGAGCAAAAGCTCCCGTCTTTATAACAATAAATCATGGGATTTGGTGGATGCATCGGCCGATGCAAATTTTGAGTTAAAGGAGCTGGATCGAAAAAGTCTGCCCGAAGAACTAAAAGGAAAATCAAACCAAGAAATTGAAAAATACATTGATAGTAAACGTATAGAAAGGGAACGTATTCAGGCGGAAATCGCCGAAATAAATGAGAAACGGGAAATCTACATTGCCCAAAACCAGAAAGAAAATACCCAAGGGGAATTGGAAGGTGCCCTATTAGGTGCTATAAAAAAGCAGGCAGCCCTAAAAAACTATACGTGGGATTAGGCAAAAAGGTAGCAAGCATATTTTGGGTCTTTTACGAACGTAAAAGGCCCTTATTAATTCGCGGCAGGACAGTAACAATCATACCTTTTTTCTGGTTTGCAAAAATCGAAACCTAAGGTTATCTGGTGAAAGCCCCCATTATCAAAACGAATATCACCCATTTGGTATGAGTAATTATAGGAGATCATGAATTGCTTAAAATTTGCCCCTACAATTGGCGTAATCAATTGAAGGCGTTGTTCCCCAAAACTTGTTGCCGTTTGGAACTGTGCACCATCAAAACTCCTTCTGTAGGAAACACCGCCCCAAATGCGGCCAAAATCCACATCCTTGTAAAGCTTCGCATTAATGTCCACGGTCTTTTCCTTGGTGAAATCCGTCAATTGAAAAAGTACGGAAGGTTCAAATTGCCATTCGCTTCTGCCAAATACATATCCCGCCGAAATGAGATATCTCCTAAGATTATCCACCCTGGGAACCGTCAAGTTGTCCGGGTCATCAGCTCTATTTATCCTATATAAGTTTCGCCGCGTAGAAAGTGCATTCAATACGGCAAAATGTGTATAAAACTCCTGATAGGCATAGGACATTCCAAAATCCACATTGAAATAGGTCTCATTGAGCTTAATCCCTGAAATAGCAGGATCAAATGCTACGGAACGAAATTCCGTTTCATCCAAACTACTTTGAAGTACCGTTCCACTCAAACCAAAGGAAAGCTGGTTCAATACCCGCACATCGTCACCACCCATGCGCAAATGATGGGCGTAGGTTCCTTTGAATCCGGTTTGGGAATGGTAGCCATTGGCATCGTTAAAAATAATGGCCCCTAAACCGCTTGGGGAGTCTCCCAACCTAAAATGCCCGTTGATCGTCTGTAAGTTTGGGGCGTCTTCCACATCAAACCACTGCTGTCTCGCAGTTGCCCTAATTTGGCCACACTCTGTAAAACCCGCCATAGATGGAAATACCAAATAGTAATTATCGGCCAAATAATCAAAATATACAGGTATTCCCTCTTGTGCTTTGGCTTTTAAACCAAAAAATAGAAGGAAGGACAATAGAAACAGCTTACATCTCATGTCAAGAATTTGGGGTAAAAGTGCACATAACACCAAATATAAAGGATAACGGTGCAAACAGTACATTATTATGTAGGGACAAACTTAGAATTCCTTTGTATTTTTGAAAAAAATTGAAACCAAATGAAGGAGTATAATATCACCGTTATAAAAACAAAGAACCCGGCCATCTTGAAGTTTGAATCCAACCACATTTTGGTCAAACGGCAAAA
This genomic interval carries:
- a CDS encoding PorP/SprF family type IX secretion system membrane protein, translating into MRCKLFLLSFLLFFGLKAKAQEGIPVYFDYLADNYYLVFPSMAGFTECGQIRATARQQWFDVEDAPNLQTINGHFRLGDSPSGLGAIIFNDANGYHSQTGFKGTYAHHLRMGGDDVRVLNQLSFGLSGTVLQSSLDETEFRSVAFDPAISGIKLNETYFNVDFGMSYAYQEFYTHFAVLNALSTRRNLYRINRADDPDNLTVPRVDNLRRYLISAGYVFGRSEWQFEPSVLFQLTDFTKEKTVDINAKLYKDVDFGRIWGGVSYRRSFDGAQFQTATSFGEQRLQLITPIVGANFKQFMISYNYSYQMGDIRFDNGGFHQITLGFDFCKPEKRYDCYCPAAN
- a CDS encoding vWA domain-containing protein; this encodes MKKYQKIMALGFTVLSMTVSYGCKNEPKKKKQILLAERVEPPKKANKRTVKIALLLDTSNSMDGLINQAKSQLWDIVNEFTRAKCGNETRPELEIALYQYGNDALSYREGYIQQVLNFSSDLDQISEKLFSLTTNGGEEYCGEVIQTSLKQLKWGNDPDNLRMIFIAGNEPFTQGRLNYKDAVTNAKENDVIVNTIFCGNYEQGIETEWKRGAQLTGGEYMAIDHNREIVHLNTPYDDIIINLNSKLNKTYISYGAMASEYEENQASQDENAMSVGYGVAIKRAVSKSSRLYNNKSWDLVDASADANFELKELDRKSLPEELKGKSNQEIEKYIDSKRIERERIQAEIAEINEKREIYIAQNQKENTQGELEGALLGAIKKQAALKNYTWD